One genomic segment of Epinephelus fuscoguttatus linkage group LG19, E.fuscoguttatus.final_Chr_v1 includes these proteins:
- the jmjd8 gene encoding jmjC domain-containing protein 8 codes for MEYKIAVLTTCTQFVLLCFIGLKAGEPSDDGGGWLFNSDSRLQDEGPCNIDVLDGSSLSHQQFIERYAYSRPVILRGLTDNTKFRLSCSKSSLLQEYGARKVRLSTANTYSYRKVDVPLQEYVDILLKPQSVDTLGSDTLYFFGDNNFTEWQSLFELYESPPYVLPHTSGAYSFGIAGPGTGVPFHWHGPGYSEVIYGRKRWFLYPPDKEPHFHPNHTTLSWVMETYPNLPEDEAPLECTIRPGEVLYFPDRWWHATLNLDTSVFISTFLG; via the exons ATGGAATATAAAATAGCTGTGTTAACTACATGTACACAGTTTGTGCTGTTATGTTTCATCGGACTGAAGGCAGGGGAGCCGTCAGATGACGGAGGCGGCTG GTTATTTAACTCAGATTCCAGATTACAGGATGAAGGTCCTTGTAACATCGATGTGCTGGACGGCTCTTCACTCTCACATCAACAGTTCATTGAAAG ATATGCATACAGCAGACCGGTGATCCTCAGAGGTCTGACTGATAACACG AAATTTAGGTTGTCGTGCTCCAAGTCGAGTTTACTACAAGAATATGGGGCCCGGAAAGTTCGGCTCAGTACAGCTAACACTTACTCTTACAGGAAAG TGGATGTCCCTTTGCAGGAGTACGTGGACATTTTACTGAAGCCTCAGTCTGTAGACACTCTCGGCAGCG ACACGCTGTATTTTTTTGGAGACAACAACTTCACAGAGTGGCAGAGTTTGTTTGAGCTGTATGAGTCTCCACCATACGTCCTGCCTCACACCAGCGGAGCGTACAGCTTTGGGATCGCAG GTCCTGGAACAGGAGTCCCCTTTCACTGGCATGGCCCTGGTTACTCTGAAGTCATCTATGGAAGaaag CGTTGGTTCCTCTACCCGCCTGACAAGGAGCCTCATTTCCACCCGAACCACACCACCCTGTCCTGGGTGATGGAGACCTACCCCAACCTGCCAGAGGACGAGGCGCCGCTGGAGTGCACCATCAGACCTGGAGAG GTGCTGTATTTCCCCGACCGCTGGTGGCACGCAACGCTCAACCTGGATACCAGCGTGTTCATCTCCACCTTCCTCGGCTGA
- the LOC125879627 gene encoding E3 ubiquitin-protein ligase CHIP-like isoform X1, protein MSESPEKSVSVSAQELKEQGNRLFLNRKYLEAAACYSKAITHSPSVPAYYTNRALCYVKLQQYDKALADCRHALELDSQSVKAHFFMGQCHLEMENYDEAIGNLQKAYNLAKEQRLNFGDDIPSALRIAKKKRWNNMEEKRINQESELHAYLTKLILAEKKSLRGLICRELEGCRQKQEDKSDDSRIQHNPNEIRTKHDKYLSDMEELFCQVDEKRKKREIPDFLCGKISFELMREPCITPSGVTYDRKDIEEHLQRVGHFDPVTRSPLTQDQLIPNLAMKEVIDAFILENGWVEDY, encoded by the exons atgtcagaaagcCCAGAGAAAAGTGTCTCGGTGTCGGCTCAGGAGCTGAAGGAACAGGGCAACCGCCTGTTTCTGAACCGCAAGTACCTGGAGGCAGCTGCCTGCTACAGCAAGGCTATA ACCCACAGTCCGTCTGTCCCAGCATACTATACCAACCGAGCACTGTGCTACGTGAAACTGCAGCAGTATGACAAAGCTCTGGCAGACTGCAGACACGCTCTGGAGCTCGACAGCCAGTCAGTCAAAGCTCACTTCTTCATGGGCCAGTGTCATCTGGAGATGGAGAACTATGATGAAGCCATCGGCAACCTGCAGAAAG CTTATAACCTGGCAAAGGAGCAGCGTCTGAACTTTGGTGATGACATTCCCAGCGCTCTGCGGATCGCTAAGAAGAAACGTTGGAACAACATGGAGGAGAAGAGGATCAACCAGGAGAGTGAGCTGCACGCCTACCTCACCAAGCTCATCCTTGCTGAGAAAAAAAG TCTGCGTGGTTTAATCTGCAGAGAACTGGAGGGCTGCCGACAGAAACAAGAGGACAAATCAGACGACAGCAGAATTCAACACAATCCAAACGAGATCCGCACAAAACAT GACAAGTATCTTTCAGACATGGAGGAGCTGTTCTGTCAAGTAGACGAGAAGAGGAAG AAGCGAGAGATCCCGGACTTCCTGTGTGGAAAGATCAGTTTTGAGTTGATGAGAGAGCCTTGCATCACTCCCAGTGGAGTCACTTACGACAGGAAAGACATTGAAGAGCACCTGCAG CGAGTCGGCCACTTTGACCCAGTGACACGCTCTCCACTCACCCAAGATCAGCTCATCCCAAACCTGGCCATGAAGGAAGTCattgatgcttttattttggagaatGGATGGGTGGAGGACTACTAA
- the LOC125879627 gene encoding E3 ubiquitin-protein ligase CHIP-like isoform X2 → MSESPEKSVSVSAQELKEQGNRLFLNRKYLEAAACYSKAITHSPSVPAYYTNRALCYVKLQQYDKALADCRHALELDSQSVKAHFFMGQCHLEMENYDEAIGNLQKAYNLAKEQRLNFGDDIPSALRIAKKKRWNNMEEKRINQESELHAYLTKLILAEKKRELEGCRQKQEDKSDDSRIQHNPNEIRTKHDKYLSDMEELFCQVDEKRKKREIPDFLCGKISFELMREPCITPSGVTYDRKDIEEHLQRVGHFDPVTRSPLTQDQLIPNLAMKEVIDAFILENGWVEDY, encoded by the exons atgtcagaaagcCCAGAGAAAAGTGTCTCGGTGTCGGCTCAGGAGCTGAAGGAACAGGGCAACCGCCTGTTTCTGAACCGCAAGTACCTGGAGGCAGCTGCCTGCTACAGCAAGGCTATA ACCCACAGTCCGTCTGTCCCAGCATACTATACCAACCGAGCACTGTGCTACGTGAAACTGCAGCAGTATGACAAAGCTCTGGCAGACTGCAGACACGCTCTGGAGCTCGACAGCCAGTCAGTCAAAGCTCACTTCTTCATGGGCCAGTGTCATCTGGAGATGGAGAACTATGATGAAGCCATCGGCAACCTGCAGAAAG CTTATAACCTGGCAAAGGAGCAGCGTCTGAACTTTGGTGATGACATTCCCAGCGCTCTGCGGATCGCTAAGAAGAAACGTTGGAACAACATGGAGGAGAAGAGGATCAACCAGGAGAGTGAGCTGCACGCCTACCTCACCAAGCTCATCCTTGCTGAGAAAAAAAG AGAACTGGAGGGCTGCCGACAGAAACAAGAGGACAAATCAGACGACAGCAGAATTCAACACAATCCAAACGAGATCCGCACAAAACAT GACAAGTATCTTTCAGACATGGAGGAGCTGTTCTGTCAAGTAGACGAGAAGAGGAAG AAGCGAGAGATCCCGGACTTCCTGTGTGGAAAGATCAGTTTTGAGTTGATGAGAGAGCCTTGCATCACTCCCAGTGGAGTCACTTACGACAGGAAAGACATTGAAGAGCACCTGCAG CGAGTCGGCCACTTTGACCCAGTGACACGCTCTCCACTCACCCAAGATCAGCTCATCCCAAACCTGGCCATGAAGGAAGTCattgatgcttttattttggagaatGGATGGGTGGAGGACTACTAA